Part of the Natrarchaeobius halalkaliphilus genome is shown below.
TGACCGAAATGGCCGACGACCTCCGAAACTCGCTCGACGCGTTCGACGTGACCGAGGAGATGCACGCGTCCGACGACACCTGGAGTGCCGATCGCGAGGCGACCGACGATCTCGGAGTCAGCGAGTCGCTGAACGAGTTCGAAGAGGCCGAGCCGACGGACTCGAGTGCCGGTGATCGTCCGTCCGAATCCGCGAAATCAGCGGACGACATCTCGAGCGAAGCGGAAGAAGACGCCTCGAGCGACGAACGGGACACCGACGGACCCGATATCGTTCTCAAACACGACGAGACCGACCTCGAGACCAGCGATTCGGCGGAGTAACCGGACCGCGGACGAATCGTCCGGCGGACGGACCACCATCCTTTTCTCGCTGTACTGGCATCGTTGCGACGATGGAGCGACCGGTGACCGAGGCCGACCTCACGTTCGAACACGTTCCCGAGACGGATCAGTCGTTCGAGAACGCACTGGCGAAAGCGCGCGGCCGCGACCGACTGACGGTCGACGACGCCATCGAGTTGTTGACCACGGGAACCGACATCCCGGGCATCGACCGACGGCGAAAAGAACAGGTGCTCGAGGCCGCCGATCGCCGCCGCGCGGACGTCGTTGGCGAGGAGGTCACGTTCGTCGCGAACCTGAACAACAACGTCACGACGGCCTGCAACGTCGGTTGTCTGTTCTGTAACTTCAAAGACGCAGCGCACACGTTCGAGACGGAGTACGCAGAGGAGAGCGGCCCCGAGACGGCGGGGTTTACCAAGACGCCCGAAGAGTCCCGTGAGATCGTCGAAGACGCCGTCTCACGCGGTATCTACGAGGTCACTTCGGTCTCCGGTCTCCACCCCGCGTTCGCACTGGACGAGGAGCACCTCGAGATTCTCGAGACACATCCGGAGCGAAAAGCGGTCAACTACAAGCCACCGGAACGGTACGTGACCGACCCCGGAACCTACGCCGAACAGCTGACCGCGATGAGCGTCGACGACGTTCACGTCCACTCGATGACGCCCGAGGAGGCCTACCACGCCCGACGCGGAACCGAGTGGTCCTACGAGGAGGTCTATGCGCGTCTCAGCGAAGCCGGCCTCGACACCGTCCCCGGAACCGCCGCCGAAATTCTTGTCGACGAGGTTCGAGACGTCATCTGTCCCGGAAAGATCGACACGGCCGGATGGCTCGAGGCGATGGAGGCCGCCGCAACCGTCGGACTCGGGTTGACCGCGACGATCATGTACGGTCACGTCGAGAACGAAGCCCACCGCGCGTTACACCTAAAGCGCGTCCGTGATCTCCAAGAGCGCGTCGGCGGAGCGATCACGGAGTTCGTTCCGCTCTCGTTCGTCCACCAGAACACGCCGCTTTACGAACACGACGTCGTCTCCGGCGGCGCGAGCACGGACGAAGACGAACTGCTGATCGCCGTCTCGAGGCTCTTTCTCGACAACGTCGACCACATCCAGTCGTCGTGGGTCAAATACGGCAACGAACAGGGACTGAAGATGCTGTCCTGTGGCGCGGACGACTTCATGGGAACGATCCTCTCGGAGGAGATCACCAAGCGTGCAGGCGGCGAGTACGGCGAGTTCCGTTCGGTAACGGACTACGTCGAGTTGATCTCTTCGATCGGACGCGTGCCGGTCGAACGCTCGACCGACTACGAGACGAGACGCGTCCTCGATCCGGAGGAGCCGCCGTTCGGTCCCGAACTCGGGCCACAGGCGAACGGAACACCCCTCTTGACGCGGGCAGAGCGGTCGGAGCGGGACGTCCTCGCGGACGACTAACCGTTCCGGCACACCGACGTCGCCACCGTCGCGGTCAGATCCCATACACCGTCGCGCTCAGGGCACATACACTGCCGCTACGAGGTGATTTCTTTCCGCGAATATAAATAATCGAGACCGTGTTCTCGACCAGAAAGTGCGGACCAACTACTTTTACCAGGCGTTCGAACGTCCGAACACATGACGCAGTATCCCCGCAGAACCCTCCTCGGTGGTATCGGCATGACGATCGCGGCGTCGGTTACGGCCGGTGTCGCTACCGCCGACGAGACGACGGCAGCCTCCACCGGACCCGAGTTCGATTCGGTGCTGTCGTTCCTTCCGGGAACCGTTGCGAGCGAGTCGATGATGCTTACGGTCACCGATCTCGAGCGACAGCTCGAGGCCAACGAACCCCACGATCCGGCTTCGCTCGGTGGCGGGTTCCAGATCCAACCGGATGACGTCTCGAAGACCGCGCTGGTCTACTCCCTCGGTGAAGACCTCTCTCGCCCGATCAAGGTCCTCACCGGCGATATCGACCTCGAGGGCGACGTCGAGGCGGAAGACAGTCACGCAGGTATCGACTACGAACGCTACGAAACCGACGAGGTAGTCGCCGCCGTTACCGACGACGTCGTCATCATCGCACCGGACACCCCAACCGTCGAGGACGCTCTCGAGGCGAACGCGGGCGAGACCGACCGACTTCTCGAGGCCGACTCCCGTCTCGAGGAAGGCCTCGAGACCTACGACGCTGCCGACGGTCTGACGGTCAGTCTCACGGACGAGTACTATCTTCCCGATAAGTACGACGACGTCGCCATCGAGTACGTCGTTCAGGCCATGACCGTCATCGATCCCGACACGATCGAGATGCGGTTTGGAATCCGATTCGAAGACGAAGACGACGTCACCGACGCGCTCATCGAATCGCTCACAGGCGAATACGCCTACGTCTCGACGAGAGAGGATCCCGAAGTCGAGGTCGACGGCTCGCTCGCGACGGTCACCGTCGAACGGGACCTCGAGGCCGAGCGAGCCATTCAGGAACACGACAGCCCGGGGTTCCTCCGCGTGGACCGCGATATCGACCTCGACGACGACTACCTCGAGATCGAGGTCGGTCGCGGCGATCCGACGCCGATCGAGGACCTCACGCTCGAGGTCGGTGACGAGGAGTACGACCGCGAAATCTGGGCCGACGGCCACGGAACGCTCGAGGAGGGCGATACGATCCGGATCGAGATGGACGACGTCGAGCCGAATCTCTCGCTTCACCTCTCACACGACCACGAACTCGGCTCGAGCGGAAGCGGGACGACGATCCTCGGAAACCTCCGGTTCGCGTTCGAGTACGACCACGACGAGGAGACGCTCTCGGTCGAGTACGAAGACGACTTCCCGCTCGACGGCGACGGCGTCTCGCTTGCGGTCTACGACCACGGCGACGCCGATTGGGTCAGGCCAGACGAGGACGAACCCGAACCCCGAACGACCGTCCAGCCGTGGGAGGACCAGACGGTGAGCCAGGGCGACGCACACACGCTCGAGGACGTCCATCCGGGCGACGAGATCGTCGTCGGCTGGAACGGCATCAGTCGTCGAGACGGGCTCCGTCAGTATCAGGTCAATCCCCCGGGTGTCGTCTCGTTCGAGTACGACTACGCGGCGAAGACCCTCTCGGCGACGCTCGAGCCGTCCGCCGAAGACGAAGGCGACGACCTGCAACCGGCGGCCGCGTACGAACTCCGAATCGACGAGGAGCCGACCGCGAGCCAGTGGGCCGACGAGGCCGAGTCCGTTCCTGCGGAGGGGACGACCGTCACGGTCGACGACGTCGAGATTGGAGTGCGCGCCACTGCGGTGTGGGGCGACGACGAGCTTCGCGTCGGCTCGACCCGGACGATGCCGTCGGTTCTGCTCGAGGCCACCGACGGCACGATCGAACACGTCGGCGGAGACGTTCTCGCTGGCTCCGATCTCGAGGCCGAGGTCTGGACGGAGTCCGATCGCGAGACGATCGATCTCGAAGACGAGATCGACGGCGAGTTCACGGAGGGCGACACGCTCGAGGTCGACGACGACGTCCAGAACCTGACGCTGGTCTACGACGACGAACACCGAATCGGCTGGGTGGACACGACGCGGGAGTGAGACGGTAGTCGCCGAATCGATTGTAGTCGTTGAAACTCCTCTCACCTCCGCTCCGTCGCTCGCGCCCGGTCGGACCGTTCGCTCTTGTTATATATTTCGACGTGAATATGGATGGATATAAATAGTGATATCCGATACGTGAACTTCGCGTGTGAAAACCCGGACGGAGAACGTTCTCTCGATGGAAGAGTGAGCGAAAAGCAAAAGAATACCGGACTGGGACCTCGCGCCCTTTACTTCGAAAGTCGAAGTGACGTCGATTAGTGTCGATTCGATCAGAACTCGCCTAACGCCGGCGATCAGATGTAGTCGATCGACGGCGGCAGCTCGAGTTTCATGCCTTTTCGCTCGCGAATCTCCATGATCTCTTCGCGCTGGAGCGAGTCGGCCATGACCTCGAAGCCGGCGTTTTCGGTGTTCCAGGAGGCCCGACCCTCGGTTGCAGAGCGGATATCGCTTGCGAAGCCGATCATCTCGCCGACGGGTGCGATACCCTCGACGACCATGAGGTCACCCTCCTGGTACATGTCGTCGACGCGGCCACGGCGGCCCTGAACCTCGCCGGATGCGGCACCCATGTGATCGTTGGGAACGTCGATCCGGACGTCCTGCATCGGCTCGAGCAACTTGATCCGTCCGTCGATCAGCGCCTTGTGGAGGGCGTTGCGGGTTGCCGGAATCACCTGTGCGGGACCGCGGTGGATCGTGTCCTCGTGGAGCCTCGCGTCGTGCAGGCGGATGAGGGTCCCCTGGACGGGCTCGTTCGCGAGCGGGCCGTTGTCGAGGGCGTCCTCGAAGCCCTCGATCACGAGTTCCATCGTCTCGTTTAAGTGCTGAATCCCCTTCGTATCGTCGATGAGGATGTTCGTCCCGTGAATGTGCTCGACTTCCTGGGAGTCGTCTTTGTCCATGCCGGCCTCCTGTAAGGCCTCACGACGTTCCTGCTCGGGCATGTCCATCGAGGCCTCGCCCATCTGGATCGTCTCGACGAGTTCGTTCGACATCGGCTCGATGGAGACGTAAAAGCGGTTGTGGCGGTTCGGCGAGATGCCCTCGATCTCGTCGCTCGGCCGCTGGGGCTGTTCGCGGAAGACGACGATCGGCTCGCCGGTGTTGACCGGAATGCCCTGGTTGGACTCGATACGCTGGGTGATGACCTCGAGGTGAAGCTCACCCTGTCCCGAGATGAGGTGCTCGCCGGTGTCCTCGTTGATCTCGATCTGGATCGTCGGATCCTCCTTTGAGACCTGTCGGAGCGTCTCGATGAGCTTCGGCAGATCGTCCATCGTCTGGGCTTCAACTGCCTTCGTGATGACCGGCTCGGAGATGTGTTCGATCGACTCGAACGGCGTCATCTCGACGCTCGAGACGGTCGAACCGGCGATGGCGTCGCGCAGACCGGTGACGGCCGCGATGTTCCCCGCGGGAACCTCGTCGACTTCCTCGCGCTCGCCGCCCATGTAGATCCCGACGGACTGGACGCGGTTCTTGCCCGCGGTCCCGGAGACGTACAGCTCCTGCCCCTTCTCGAGGGAGCCCGAGAAGACGCGGCCGGAGGCGATTTCGCCGGCGTGGGGGTCCATCGAGATGTCGGTGACCATGAAGACGACTTCGCCGTCCTCGTCGACGAGACGCATTCCTTTCGCGAGGTCGGACTCGGCGTCGCCGCGCCAGACCCGTGGAATACGTCGGGGCTGGGCGTCGACAGGGTTCGGGAAGTGCTCACAGACCATGTCGAGAACGACGTCCGAAAGCGGCGTCTTCTCGTGGAGCTCCTGGCGCTTGTCCGAACGCTCGAGCTCCATGATCTCTGCGAAGTCCATACCGGTGCGCTGCATCGACGGCATCGAGACGCCCCACTTGTACAGCGCGGAGCCGAAGCCGACGGTACCTTCCTCGACGGAGACGGTCCAGTCCTCGACGTCGTCCATGTCCTGGGTCATGCCACGAATGAGTTCGTTGACGTCGTGGATGACCGAGAGCAGCCGTTCCTGCATCTCCTCGGGACCCTCCTGAAGCTCGGAGATAAGGCGGTCGACCTTGTTGATGAACAGCGTCGGCTTGACGCCCTCTCGAAGCGCCTGTCGGAGCACCGTCTCCGTCTGGGGCATCGCCCCTTCGACGGCGTCGACGACGACAAGTGCACCGTCGACTGCACGCATCGCACGCGTCACGTCGCCACCGAAGTCGACGTGGCCGGGCGTGTCGATGAGGTTGATGAGGTGATTGGTGTCCTCGTACTCGTGAGTCATCGACACGTTCGCCGCGTCGATGGTGATTCCGCGTTCCTGTTCGTCCTCTTCCGTGTCCATTGCGAGCTGTTCGCCGGCAGTCTCATCGGAGATCATGCCTGCACCAGCCAACAGATTGTCAGAAAGCGTCGTTTTTCCGTGATCGACGTGAGCGGCGATGGCGATGTTCCGGATGTTCTCCGGTTCGTCCATCAGCCGTTCACACTCCTGGACGATCTTCTTGCGTCGGCCCATATACACCCAGTTACCGCCAGCGGGGTCAAAAGGGTAGTGTTTCGTCTTCGGCAGAATCCGACGCGTATCCCGGCCTGTGTGCGCGAATCTCAAGTTTACGTGAGTGAATACCACGCAACAAGTGGAAAAACGACCCCGTTACCGCCCCGATCTCTCGCACGGAAACCGGGCGTAAAAGACATACAGCAACAGCCCTTGGGACGTATACGCATGGATATACGAGTACAGGGCCCCGGTCCGACCGCCCCCTTCCTCAGCGCCCGAGACCTCTTCGAAACCGAACACGATCTCTCATTACCGGTCTACGTCCAGCTGCAAGACGACCCCGACGAGCGTACCTGGGCCGCCCACGACGACGATCGTCACGTCCTGAACATCTCGAGGCAGGCCGCCTCGAGTGCGATGGCTCGCGAACTCGCCCTCCACGAGTTCTCCCACATGGCCAGACACGAACAGGATCACCCGTCGCACACCCAGTCTCTCGAGGAAGTGCTCTACCTCGCGTTGGCTGGCAGGCGCGTCGAGCGGCGCAAGCTTTCACACTGTTACCAGATCGCAAATCACATGAAAGACATCTACGCCGACGATATCACGCTCTCGGTCGGCCCCGGCGAGAAACTCCTCGCGTTTCTCGAGTCGCGTCTCGCGATGGCGGTCGCAGACCGCCCCGAGACGCCGACTCGAGCGGGCCTCGAGCGACTCTCACCGAGCGCTGATCCCGAGATCACGGTCGTCAACGCGGCGTTCGCGCTCGCACTCGCTGAACGTCACGATCTCGTCGGTGACGATCATCGACTCTACGATCTCGCGCACGCGGCCGCGATGGATGCCCCCGACGTCGACTTCGAGGGGTTCAAACATCGATTCCGTGAACTCGGGCGCGAAACCGACTCGAGTACGTACCGACAGGTGCTCGTCGACGCGACTCGCGCGTACGTCGGCGGTGAGGGACTGGCCGCGGAGTGACGCCGTCGTGGCGTCGACTGGTGCGTTTCCCGTCCGGAGACGAACCGATCTCGTCCGAACGACGAGAGAAAAATCGACTCGAGCTAGCGTGCGGCCGCCGCAACGCGCTCTTTTTCTTCTTTCTGGCTGATCGCGTAGGTCTGGACGTCGTAGTTGGCCGCGCCCGTAAGCTGGGAGGCGATCGCCTCAGGAACGGAGGTCACGGACTTGAACGAGGCGTTCTGGACGCCTTCTGCGATGAATTTCAGCGACTGGTCGACTCGTCGCTGTGGAGCAACGTCGACGGCCTTCGGGACGGAGATGCCACCGTACTTCAGGCGGACGGTCTCCTCGCGCGGGGCCGCGTTCTCGACGGCGGTCACGAGCACCTGCACGGGGTTCTCCTCGGTGCGCTCGTGGATGATCTCGAACGACTCGCGGACGTTGTTGAGCGTCATCTGCTTTTTGCCCGTGTTCTCTTCGGTCTGCATGAGCCGGTTGATGAGCCGCTCGACGATGGAGATCTGGGACTTCTGGAACTGCTTGCTCGCGTGACGCCCGGCCGTGTGAGCGACCGGCGTCACCGAGATGTAGCGCTCCGTCGAGGGATCGTCGTATGCGATCTCGTCGATCTCCCAGGTGCCAAAGAGCTTCGCGCCGACGTCCGCGCCACCTGCGGGCGCGTCCGGGTCGGGTTGATCTTCTGCCGCCATGATTATCGCACCGGTTTCTCTGCGTTTCCGCGGACCAGTTCGAGCAGTGCAACGCCGTTGACTTTGTCGACCTTGTAGTTGACTCCGGAGAGGTCACCCATCGCACGACCCTTCGCCCCACCGATACCGGCGATGGTGACTTCGTCGTGTTCGTCGATGAACGAAATCGCGCCGTCGCCGGGACAGAACGCCGTCACCTGCTTGCCGTTTTTGATCAGCTGTACCCGAACACACTTTCGGATCGCTGAGTTGGGCTGTTTCGCCTCGATGCCGACCTTTTCCAGTACGATACCTCGAGCCTGTGGGGCTCCCTCGAGTGGATCGGACTTCTCGCGAAGACCCCGTGCGCGTCGCGCGTAGTCAGAGTCGGACCACCGCTGGTTCTGGCGGTCCTTCTTGAGCTTGCGCGCGGCGTATTTGCCGTTTGCCATGCAGGTCGCTATCCGGCGGAACCACTTAAGCGACCCGTTTCGGATCGCAACGTTACGCCTCGAGAGGACTCGACGTACCCCGCTCGAGGTATCTGAGCGTGTTTCGCTGACTCGGGTTATCGCCAGAGCGCGGGTTAGCGTCCCTCGGCGGGCGAGAGGTTTCCGTACGCCGGCCAACGGCTGCGCTGAACTGATCGACCGTCGTCTTCCTGCTGCTTCGAAAGCGCGTCGCGTGTGTGCGAACGAAAAATAGCCCCGTCAGATCAACTGCACGTCGTCGATCCCGAAGTGGCGCTCTGCGAGCGTGCGTGCAGCGTCGATCGTCCAGCCGTTGGAGCCGATCGCCACTCCTCGATCTTCCTCCGCCACCTCGACGTAGGCGACGATATCGTCGTTCTCGCTCAGGGTGACGTTGTAGACCGCCGCCGGTGCCAGCGCGTTCGCGACGAACTCCGACGCGTTGTCGGCGTCTTCGACCAGCCGGACCGGTGCATCGACTTGCTCTTCGTAGCGTTGAATCGTCCGTCCGCCGGGACCGATCGCCTCGCCCATCTGTCCGCTCGAGACCACGACGATCAGCCGGTCGCCGCCGTCCTCACGGCGTTCCTCGAGCAGGCAGTCGACACCGTTCGCGCCGGTGACGTCCTCGAACAGCGCGAGGTGCCGGCGCGCGTCGTCGTCGAGGGTAACGCCCATCGATCAGTCTGCCTGTCGCCCGCCGGTCGTCGACCCCATCCGGAGTTCGACATCGCCGGTGCCGAGCTTGATCGGCTTGCCGACGATGACGTTCTCGGTGACGCCGTGCAGTTCGTCGATTTCGCCGTGGATCGCGGCGTTGAGCAGGTGGTTGACCGTCACCTCGAACGCCGCACGCGCGAGGACGGACTCCTTCGAACCCGAAATGCCGTGGCGGCCGATCGATTCGATTTCGCCGCGGTTGGTCATGATGTCCGCGACCAGCATCAGGTGACGAACGTTGACGTCGTCGAGACCCTGCTCTGCGAGCGTGTTGTTCGTCTCCTCGATGATCGCCTCGCGGGCGGCCTCGATGCCGAGATTGCGGTGGATCTCGTGGATGTTGTTACACGTCGTTCGTGAGGCGTCGACGCCCTCGATCTCGAGGACGTCTCCAAACGCCGATCCCTCGGTGTAGAGGACGAACTCCTCGCTTCCGTCGTCTCCGTCCGAAGGGGTACCCGCCTCGCGCTCCTCGCGGCGGATAACGACTCGAGAAACCTCTTCGATCCCTTTGAACGTGATGTCGCGAAGCTCCTCGACTAACTGGAGCAGGTCGCGATAGGAGGGTTCTTCGGGGCCGAACTGAACTTCGGTTCCGTTCTGGACCGTACTGACGCCGAGGTTGTCCTCGATGATCTCAGCGACCTCCTCGGGCGTGATCATTCGCTCTTCGAGGGTGTCCTGGTTGAGCGAGATCTGGACGCGCATGTCCGCGACGTTCGTCGAGACGTCACCCAGCGCGAGGATTTTGGTCGCCTCGATGTTCCAGACGACCTCGTGTGCGTTCTCGCGTTCGGTCGCGTACTCGTCCTCGAGGTGGACGGTCATCATCGGCGTATCAGGGGTTTTCCGGGCGTCGACCAGCTCGATCAACCGGGGCAGCCCCTGGGTTACGTCGATCTCCGCGACTCCCGCGTAGTGGAACGTGTTCATCGTCAGCTGCGTCCCGGGCTCACCGATCGACTGTGCCGAGACCGTCCCGACGGGGTCGAGGGGTTCGACTCGGGTATCGACGTAGCGGTCTTCGACCGCATTCGCCAGGTTATCGGCGTCCTCGACGGTGGCTTCGGGACGGCTCTCGAGTTCCGCGTAGACCTCGTCTTTGAGGCGTCGAGGGAGGTCGGCGTTCTCGACGATAGCGATCGTGTCGTCGTCGACATCGAAGTCGACCTCAGTCATCCGAGGTCACCTCCATTTCCTCGGTAAGGCGATTGTCGGCGTGCTCCGAGAGGTTCGTCACCTGCCGTTTTCTGCCGGTGAACTCGCGTTTCTCATCCTCGGAGTCGAACTCCGAATCGAGAACGCGGTCAGCGATCGTCGCGACGTCGATCGTGTTGTCGTCGCCCGACGAGACTTTGACCGGAGAGGTCCCGTCTTCACCGAACTCGAACTGAACGATGGTATCGCTCGTGTCCCGAACGGTGCCGTCGTACTGGGCTTCGAGTTCGGACAGCGCGTTGATCAACCGTCGCTGGAGGTAACCCGACTTCGACGTTCGGACTGCCGTATCGACCAGCCCCTCACGGCCACCCATCGCGTGGAAGAAGAACTCCCGCGGAGTGAGACCGCTGGTGTAGGAGTTCTCGACGAAGCCGTGTGCTTCCGCCGAGAGATCGTTGGGCTGGTAGTGTGACAGCGTCCGGTCCTCGTAGCCGCGGTTGATGCGTTCGCCCCGCACTGCCTGCTGGCCGACACAGCCGGCCATCTGGGTCAGGTTTAGCATCGAGCCACGAGCACCTGAGGAGGCCATGACTACCGCCGGGTTGTCCTCGGTGAAGTGCTCGTCGGCGATGTTCCCCGCGTTATCACGCGCACGCGAGAGCGTTTGCATGATCTTCATCTCGAGCGTTTCGTCGACCGTTCGCCCGGGCAGGGATTCGAGTTCGCCCCGTTCGTAGGCCTCGATCAGCTCTTCGACGCGATCGTTTGCGTCCTCGATCGTCTCGTTGATCCGATCCTGGGCTTCCCCCGGAATCGTCTCGTCGTCGATTCCGATCGAGAATCCGAAGTGCATGATCGCCCGCATCGCGAGCGTCGAGATTTCGTTGATGAAGATCCGCGATCGCGTGTTACCGTATTGTTTGGTGATCCGGTCGACGATCTCGCCGCCGAACTCACCGACTTCGTCCTCCGCGATAGTTCCCTCGAGGAGCTGTCCGTCCTCGATGACAACCTCGTCGCCAACGGTTCCGGTGAACTCGAGATCGAGGTCGTCGGGTAGCAACTCGGAGAAGACGTCGTAGCCGGTCCAGAACGGTACATCCTCGTCGTCGATACCGCTCGGTTCGGGCAACTCGTCGATCCGGGTCGCACGCAAGAGGTCGAGCGCCTGCGTCTCGTTGAATCGCGGGTTGTCGTGGGTGAGCAGGTAGGTTCCGGAGATGTGGTCCTGAATCGCGCCGATAATATTCTCACCGAAACGCGGACTCAGGATCTGTTCTTGGACCCGCATGAGCACGCGTGCTTCGGCACGAGCCTCCTCGTTCTGGAGGGCGTGCATGTTCATCTCGTCGCCGTCGAAGTCGGCGTTGTACGGGGGACAGACGACGGTGTTCAGCCGGAACGTCTTGTACGGCATGACGACCACTTCGTGGGCCATGATCGACATCCGGTGAAGCGACGGCTGCCGGTTGAAGATGACGATGTCACCGTCGACGAGGTGGCGATTAACCTCCCAGCCGGCTTCGACTTTCTCTGCGAGCTGTTCGCAGTTCTTTTCGGTCACCTTCAGTCGGCGGCCATCGGGTCTCCGGACGTAGTTCGCACCGGGATGTCCCTCCGGACCGTTCGAGACGTAGCGCTGGGCTTCTTCGACGTTTCGTTCGGTGACGTTCATCGTCTGCGTCATCTCCGTGGCGACGCGATCCGGGACGCCGACTTCGTTCAGCGAGAGCGTCGGGTCCGGCGAGATGACGGTCCGGGCCGAGAAGTTGACACGCTTTCCGGACAGCGAGCCTCGGAATCGACCCTCTTTGCCCTTGAGCCGCTGAGAGAGCGTCTTGAGGGGGCGGCCCGATCGGTGACGAGCCGGTGGGGTTCCCGAAATCTCGTTGTCCATGAACGTGGTGACGTGGTACTGGAGCAACTCCCAGAGGTCCTCGATGATCAGCTGGGGCGCACCAGCCTCACGGTTCTCCATGAACCGCTGGTTGATCCGGATGATGTCGACGAGTTTGTGGGTGAGATCGTCCTCGGATCGCTGGCCGTTGTCGAGCGTGATCGACGGTCGCGCGGTGACCGGCGGAACCGGCAAGACGGTCAGGATCATCCACTCCGGTCGAGAGCGTTCGGGATTGATACCAAGCACTTCGATGTCCTCGTCCGGAATCGCCTCGAACCAGTCCCGGATGTCCGAGGGCATCAGCTTGTTCGTGTCCTCTTCGGTGAGATCGATACCGAGCGCCTTCTCGATGGCCGACCGTTGGCTCTCGCGGGGCCGGAACGATCCCGAGAGGATCTCGTTGACCCGGGTGAGGTCGATATCGGTTTTCTCAGCGAGTTCGTCCGGTGAAGTTGGCTCGCCGTCCTCGCCGCCCTGCATCGCACCCGCGATTCGCTGGGAGTACTCGCTCGTCAGTACCTGCTGAACCTCGTAGTACGTCGTTGGCTTCTCGTGATCGATGTCGTACTGAATCTCGCCACAGAACGGACAGCGATCTTTCTTTCGAGCCTGCCGGATCGCG
Proteins encoded:
- a CDS encoding DNA-directed RNA polymerase subunit A' is translated as MQNSTPKDIGSINFGLMEPEEYREMSATKIITADTYDDDGFPIDMGLMDPRLGVIDPGLECKTCGKHSGSCNGHFGHIELAAPVIHVGFTKLIRRLLRGTCRECSKLLLTEDEREEFRHDIDESRKLGRDLNDVTKAAIRQARKKDRCPFCGEIQYDIDHEKPTTYYEVQQVLTSEYSQRIAGAMQGGEDGEPTSPDELAEKTDIDLTRVNEILSGSFRPRESQRSAIEKALGIDLTEEDTNKLMPSDIRDWFEAIPDEDIEVLGINPERSRPEWMILTVLPVPPVTARPSITLDNGQRSEDDLTHKLVDIIRINQRFMENREAGAPQLIIEDLWELLQYHVTTFMDNEISGTPPARHRSGRPLKTLSQRLKGKEGRFRGSLSGKRVNFSARTVISPDPTLSLNEVGVPDRVATEMTQTMNVTERNVEEAQRYVSNGPEGHPGANYVRRPDGRRLKVTEKNCEQLAEKVEAGWEVNRHLVDGDIVIFNRQPSLHRMSIMAHEVVVMPYKTFRLNTVVCPPYNADFDGDEMNMHALQNEEARAEARVLMRVQEQILSPRFGENIIGAIQDHISGTYLLTHDNPRFNETQALDLLRATRIDELPEPSGIDDEDVPFWTGYDVFSELLPDDLDLEFTGTVGDEVVIEDGQLLEGTIAEDEVGEFGGEIVDRITKQYGNTRSRIFINEISTLAMRAIMHFGFSIGIDDETIPGEAQDRINETIEDANDRVEELIEAYERGELESLPGRTVDETLEMKIMQTLSRARDNAGNIADEHFTEDNPAVVMASSGARGSMLNLTQMAGCVGQQAVRGERINRGYEDRTLSHYQPNDLSAEAHGFVENSYTSGLTPREFFFHAMGGREGLVDTAVRTSKSGYLQRRLINALSELEAQYDGTVRDTSDTIVQFEFGEDGTSPVKVSSGDDNTIDVATIADRVLDSEFDSEDEKREFTGRKRQVTNLSEHADNRLTEEMEVTSDD